The Juglans microcarpa x Juglans regia isolate MS1-56 chromosome 8S, Jm3101_v1.0, whole genome shotgun sequence genome has a window encoding:
- the LOC121245080 gene encoding putative disease resistance protein At3g14460 isoform X3, producing the protein MLSYHHLPSHLKRCFAYCSILPKDYEFKEKEVVLLWMAEGLIQPLQDEEEMEDLGFEYFRNLLSRSFFQQSRINESQFVMHDLINDLAQSVASDTCFRMEDRVGGNKHENIPIKARHSSYLGSKFDVTKKFEVFPKFTSLRTFLPLMLPDPGYCYLARHVHFELVPTLHCLRVLSFNGYCITELPDSIGDLKHLRYLNLSETRIRLLPESITSLYNLQTLLLENCIRLKKLPLMFRNLVNLRHLNIEGADSLERMPMQIGKLTCLQTLSNLVLGKDSCSGIKELGPLKHLRGTLRISRLENVIDPKNAKDAELIKKTKISELWLKCSEYIDESKDRTSELEVLNGLWPHDALTELVIINYGGTKFPNWLTSPSFPHMVSLRLENCYKCTSLPPLGQYLPSLKNLWIKGMANVKSVGSEFCGGSLETLHFYDMEEWENWSPCEVLPNLRKLSLCLCPKLLGKLPNHLPLLNKVEIIYCAQLVISISCFPDKCKFNIGECEGVMCESKVTFKSITFYTSLSAISDHGVDMEGLAELENLSIESCEELTTLWSDKVGSLPHLPFLHYLDISNCPKLVSLVAEEVDQESLQLGITSFTIRDCIALKSLPKALMYNNTCLQSIEIKKCESLTHFAKSHLPPALKKLYISNCKSMRNLVEDDDNDTNNGSCSCGITSLLEVLYISNCPSLEFLTSSGELPTTLQCLDIYSCPKLESVAKSFHHNSFLTSINISNCEKMQGLQNGIHNLTSLRDLEIRNCPSILSFSKEGFPTNLATLSIAYLKITEALFDWGLDNLTYLNHLEIGGCQHLVSFPDMALPASLTSLRISDLSNLECLSSEGLRKLTSLKTLWIFECEKLTCFSEDGLPPSLLELDISNCQKLMSLPKYGLPPSLQKLAISGCPLLEEHCKKDQRGEWRRIADIPCVRINGVDIYDTKTEEYIYDTDPKVL; encoded by the exons ATGTTAAGTTATCACCATCTACCTTCACATTTGAAGAGGTGCTTTGCTTATTGTTCAATTCTACCAAAGGACTATGAATTCAAGGAGAAGGAGGTGGTTCTATTATGGATGGCAGAAGGTTTGATTCAACCCCTACAAGATGAAGAGGAAATGGAAGATTTGGGTTTCGAATATTTTCGCAATCTGTTGTCAAGGTCATTTTTCCAACAGTCACGTATTAATGAATCTCAATTTGTGATGCATGACCTCATCAATGATTTGGCTCAGTCAGTTGCAAGTGATACGTGCTTTAGAATGGAAGATAGGGTTGGAGGTAATAAGCATGAGAATATTCCTATAAAGGCACGCCACTCATCTTATTTGGGAAGCAAATTTGATGTAACTAAAAAGTTTGAGGTTTTTCCTAAATTCACAAGTTTACGTACATTCTTACCTCTCATGCTACCAGATCCAGGTTATTGCTATTTGGCTCGTCATGTTCATTTTGAATTGGTTCCAACATTACATTGTTTAAGAGTGTTATCTTTCAACGGATATTGCATAACAGAGCTACCAGATTCTATTGGTGATTTGAAGCATCTGCGTTACCTTAACCTTTCAGAAACTCGAATAAGACTCCTGCCAGAATCAATAACTAGTCTTTACAACTTACAAACATTGTTGTTGGAGAACTGTATTCGTCTAAAGAAATTACCTTTAATGTTTCGAAACTTGGTCAACCTGCGCCACCTCAACATTGAAGGTGCAGATAGTTTGGAAAGAATGCCTATGCAAATAGGTAAACTAACTTGTCTTCAAACACTGTCTAATCTAGTTTTGGGAAAAGACAGTTGCTCTGGAATAAAGGAGCTTGGACCTTTGAAGCATCTTCGAGGGACACTCCGCATTTCAAGATTAGAGAATGTGATTGATCCGAAGAATGCAAAGGATGCTGAATTGATTAAAAAGACGAAAATTAGTGAGTTGTGGTTGAAATGTAGTGAATACATTGATGAGTCGAAAGACAGGACAAGTGAACTAGAGGTACTAAATGGGCTATGGCCTCACGACGCTTTGACGGAGCTGGTTATAATTAACTATGGTGGTACAAAATTTCCTAATTGGTTAACATCTCCTTCATTTCCTCATATGGTGTCCTTGAGATTAGAAAATTGTTACAAGTGCACATCATTACCTCCATTAGGGCAATATTTGCCATCACTCAAAAATCTTTGGATCAAGGGCATGGCTAACGTGAAGAGTGTTGGTTCTGAATTTTGTGGCGGTAGTTTAGAGACTTTGCATTTCTATGACATGGAGGAGTGGGAGAATTGGAGTCCTTGTGAAGTACTCCCAAATCTGCGTAAGCTTTCCCTTTGTCTCTGTCCGAAACTATTAGGGAAGTTACCAAACCACCTTCCTTTACTAAACaaagttgagataatttattgTGCACAATTGGTGATCTCAATTTCATGCTTTCCAGATAAATGCAAATTTAATATTGGGGAATGCGAAGGGGTGATGTGTGAAAGTAAGGTTACATTTAAATCAATAACATTCTACACTTCACTTTCAGCAATTTCAGATCATGGGGTTGATATGGAAGGACTGGCAGAGTTAGAAAATTTAAGTATTGAAAGCTGTGAGGAGCTGACGACTTTGTGGTCCGACAAGGTGGGATCATTGCCACATCTCCCATTTTTGCATTATCTCGACATTTCTAATTGTCCCAAACTAGTCTCTTTGGTGGCAGAAGAAGTTGATCAAGAGAGTCTCCAACTCGGAATCACATCTTTTACTATTCGTGATTGCATAGCCTTGAAATCATTACCCAAGGCGTTGATGTACAACAACACATGTCTTCAATCTATTGAAATAAAGAAATGTGAATCGCTAACGCATTTTGCCAAAAGCCATCTGCCTCCAGCTTTAAAGAAGCTATATATAAGCAATTGCAAGAGTATGAGGAATTTGGTagaggatgatgataatgatacaAACAACGGTAGTTGCAGCTGTGGCATCACATCTCTTCTTGAGGTCTTGTACATTAGCAATTGTCCATCCCTTGAATTCTTAACATCAAGCGGAGAATTACCCACCACACTTCAATGCCTCGATATTTACAGTTGTCCGAAGCTGGAGTCAGTAGCTAAGAGTTTTCATCATAACTCATTTCTGACAAGTATCAACATCTCC aattgtgaAAAAATGCAGGGACTGCAGAATGGCATACACAACCTCACCTCTCTTCGAGATTTGGAAATACGGAATTGTCCGagcattttatcattttccaaagaAGGTTTTCCCACAAACCTAGCAACGCTTTCGATCGCTTATCTTAAAATCACTGAAGCCTTGTTCGATTGGGGGCTTGACAACCTCACTTACctaaatcatcttgaaattggTGGATGTCAGCATCTGGTTTCCTTTCCAGATATGGCGTTGCCTGCCTCTCTAACAAGCCTTCGCATTTCAGATCTCTCGAATTTGGAATGCCTGTCTTCTGAGGGCTTAAGAAAACTCACCTCTCTTAAAACATTGTGGATCTTTGAATGCGAGAAGCTCACGTGTTTTTCAGAGGATGGCCTGCCTCCCTCACTCCTAGAGCTTGATATCTCTAATTGCCAAAAGTTGATGTCTTTACCAAAGTATGGCCTACCTCCCTCACTACAGAAACTTGCAATCAGTGGATGTCCTCTGCTGGAAGAACACTGCAAGAAAGATCAGAGAGGAGAGTGGCGCAGGATAGCTGACATCCCTTGTGTTCGAATTAATGGCGTAGACATTTATGACACAAAAACGGAGGAATACATTTACGACACA GATCCAAAGGTCCTTTGA
- the LOC121245080 gene encoding putative disease resistance protein At3g14460 isoform X4, producing MLSYHHLPSHLKRCFAYCSILPKDYEFKEKEVVLLWMAEGLIQPLQDEEEMEDLGFEYFRNLLSRSFFQQSRINESQFVMHDLINDLAQSVASDTCFRMEDRVGGNKHENIPIKARHSSYLGSKFDVTKKFEVFPKFTSLRTFLPLMLPDPGYCYLARHVHFELVPTLHCLRVLSFNGYCITELPDSIGDLKHLRYLNLSETRIRLLPESITSLYNLQTLLLENCIRLKKLPLMFRNLVNLRHLNIEGADSLERMPMQIGKLTCLQTLSNLVLGKDSCSGIKELGPLKHLRGTLRISRLENVIDPKNAKDAELIKKTKISELWLKCSEYIDESKDRTSELEVLNGLWPHDALTELVIINYGGTKFPNWLTSPSFPHMVSLRLENCYKCTSLPPLGQYLPSLKNLWIKGMANVKSVGSEFCGGSLETLHFYDMEEWENWSPCEVLPNLRKLSLCLCPKLLGKLPNHLPLLNKVEIIYCAQLVISISCFPDKCKFNIGECEGVMCESKVTFKSITFYTSLSAISDHGVDMEGLAELENLSIESCEELTTLWSDKVGSLPHLPFLHYLDISNCPKLVSLVAEEVDQESLQLGITSFTIRDCIALKSLPKALMYNNTCLQSIEIKKCESLTHFAKSHLPPALKKLYISNCKSMRNLVEDDDNDTNNGSCSCGITSLLEVLYISNCPSLEFLTSSGELPTTLQCLDIYSCPKLESVAKSFHHNSFLTSINISSCENLQFLNGIHNLTSLRDLEIRNCPSILSFSKEGFPTNLATLSIAYLKITEALFDWGLDNLTYLNHLEIGGCQHLVSFPDMALPASLTSLRISDLSNLECLSSEGLRKLTSLKTLWIFECEKLTCFSEDGLPPSLLELDISNCQKLMSLPKYGLPPSLQKLAISGCPLLEEHCKKDQRGEWRRIADIPCVRINGVDIYDTKTEEYIYDTDPKVL from the exons ATGTTAAGTTATCACCATCTACCTTCACATTTGAAGAGGTGCTTTGCTTATTGTTCAATTCTACCAAAGGACTATGAATTCAAGGAGAAGGAGGTGGTTCTATTATGGATGGCAGAAGGTTTGATTCAACCCCTACAAGATGAAGAGGAAATGGAAGATTTGGGTTTCGAATATTTTCGCAATCTGTTGTCAAGGTCATTTTTCCAACAGTCACGTATTAATGAATCTCAATTTGTGATGCATGACCTCATCAATGATTTGGCTCAGTCAGTTGCAAGTGATACGTGCTTTAGAATGGAAGATAGGGTTGGAGGTAATAAGCATGAGAATATTCCTATAAAGGCACGCCACTCATCTTATTTGGGAAGCAAATTTGATGTAACTAAAAAGTTTGAGGTTTTTCCTAAATTCACAAGTTTACGTACATTCTTACCTCTCATGCTACCAGATCCAGGTTATTGCTATTTGGCTCGTCATGTTCATTTTGAATTGGTTCCAACATTACATTGTTTAAGAGTGTTATCTTTCAACGGATATTGCATAACAGAGCTACCAGATTCTATTGGTGATTTGAAGCATCTGCGTTACCTTAACCTTTCAGAAACTCGAATAAGACTCCTGCCAGAATCAATAACTAGTCTTTACAACTTACAAACATTGTTGTTGGAGAACTGTATTCGTCTAAAGAAATTACCTTTAATGTTTCGAAACTTGGTCAACCTGCGCCACCTCAACATTGAAGGTGCAGATAGTTTGGAAAGAATGCCTATGCAAATAGGTAAACTAACTTGTCTTCAAACACTGTCTAATCTAGTTTTGGGAAAAGACAGTTGCTCTGGAATAAAGGAGCTTGGACCTTTGAAGCATCTTCGAGGGACACTCCGCATTTCAAGATTAGAGAATGTGATTGATCCGAAGAATGCAAAGGATGCTGAATTGATTAAAAAGACGAAAATTAGTGAGTTGTGGTTGAAATGTAGTGAATACATTGATGAGTCGAAAGACAGGACAAGTGAACTAGAGGTACTAAATGGGCTATGGCCTCACGACGCTTTGACGGAGCTGGTTATAATTAACTATGGTGGTACAAAATTTCCTAATTGGTTAACATCTCCTTCATTTCCTCATATGGTGTCCTTGAGATTAGAAAATTGTTACAAGTGCACATCATTACCTCCATTAGGGCAATATTTGCCATCACTCAAAAATCTTTGGATCAAGGGCATGGCTAACGTGAAGAGTGTTGGTTCTGAATTTTGTGGCGGTAGTTTAGAGACTTTGCATTTCTATGACATGGAGGAGTGGGAGAATTGGAGTCCTTGTGAAGTACTCCCAAATCTGCGTAAGCTTTCCCTTTGTCTCTGTCCGAAACTATTAGGGAAGTTACCAAACCACCTTCCTTTACTAAACaaagttgagataatttattgTGCACAATTGGTGATCTCAATTTCATGCTTTCCAGATAAATGCAAATTTAATATTGGGGAATGCGAAGGGGTGATGTGTGAAAGTAAGGTTACATTTAAATCAATAACATTCTACACTTCACTTTCAGCAATTTCAGATCATGGGGTTGATATGGAAGGACTGGCAGAGTTAGAAAATTTAAGTATTGAAAGCTGTGAGGAGCTGACGACTTTGTGGTCCGACAAGGTGGGATCATTGCCACATCTCCCATTTTTGCATTATCTCGACATTTCTAATTGTCCCAAACTAGTCTCTTTGGTGGCAGAAGAAGTTGATCAAGAGAGTCTCCAACTCGGAATCACATCTTTTACTATTCGTGATTGCATAGCCTTGAAATCATTACCCAAGGCGTTGATGTACAACAACACATGTCTTCAATCTATTGAAATAAAGAAATGTGAATCGCTAACGCATTTTGCCAAAAGCCATCTGCCTCCAGCTTTAAAGAAGCTATATATAAGCAATTGCAAGAGTATGAGGAATTTGGTagaggatgatgataatgatacaAACAACGGTAGTTGCAGCTGTGGCATCACATCTCTTCTTGAGGTCTTGTACATTAGCAATTGTCCATCCCTTGAATTCTTAACATCAAGCGGAGAATTACCCACCACACTTCAATGCCTCGATATTTACAGTTGTCCGAAGCTGGAGTCAGTAGCTAAGAGTTTTCATCATAACTCATTTCTGACAAGTATCAACATCTCCAGTTGTGAAAATCTTCAATTCTTGAATG GCATACACAACCTCACCTCTCTTCGAGATTTGGAAATACGGAATTGTCCGagcattttatcattttccaaagaAGGTTTTCCCACAAACCTAGCAACGCTTTCGATCGCTTATCTTAAAATCACTGAAGCCTTGTTCGATTGGGGGCTTGACAACCTCACTTACctaaatcatcttgaaattggTGGATGTCAGCATCTGGTTTCCTTTCCAGATATGGCGTTGCCTGCCTCTCTAACAAGCCTTCGCATTTCAGATCTCTCGAATTTGGAATGCCTGTCTTCTGAGGGCTTAAGAAAACTCACCTCTCTTAAAACATTGTGGATCTTTGAATGCGAGAAGCTCACGTGTTTTTCAGAGGATGGCCTGCCTCCCTCACTCCTAGAGCTTGATATCTCTAATTGCCAAAAGTTGATGTCTTTACCAAAGTATGGCCTACCTCCCTCACTACAGAAACTTGCAATCAGTGGATGTCCTCTGCTGGAAGAACACTGCAAGAAAGATCAGAGAGGAGAGTGGCGCAGGATAGCTGACATCCCTTGTGTTCGAATTAATGGCGTAGACATTTATGACACAAAAACGGAGGAATACATTTACGACACA GATCCAAAGGTCCTTTGA
- the LOC121245080 gene encoding putative disease resistance protein At3g14460 isoform X2, which translates to MLSYHHLPSHLKRCFAYCSILPKDYEFKEKEVVLLWMAEGLIQPLQDEEEMEDLGFEYFRNLLSRSFFQQSRINESQFVMHDLINDLAQSVASDTCFRMEDRVGGNKHENIPIKARHSSYLGSKFDVTKKFEVFPKFTSLRTFLPLMLPDPGYCYLARHVHFELVPTLHCLRVLSFNGYCITELPDSIGDLKHLRYLNLSETRIRLLPESITSLYNLQTLLLENCIRLKKLPLMFRNLVNLRHLNIEGADSLERMPMQIGKLTCLQTLSNLVLGKDSCSGIKELGPLKHLRGTLRISRLENVIDPKNAKDAELIKKTKISELWLKCSEYIDESKDRTSELEVLNGLWPHDALTELVIINYGGTKFPNWLTSPSFPHMVSLRLENCYKCTSLPPLGQYLPSLKNLWIKGMANVKSVGSEFCGGSLETLHFYDMEEWENWSPCEVLPNLRKLSLCLCPKLLGKLPNHLPLLNKVEIIYCAQLVISISCFPDKCKFNIGECEGVMCESKVTFKSITFYTSLSAISDHGVDMEGLAELENLSIESCEELTTLWSDKVGSLPHLPFLHYLDISNCPKLVSLVAEEVDQESLQLGITSFTIRDCIALKSLPKALMYNNTCLQSIEIKKCESLTHFAKSHLPPALKKLYISNCKSMRNLVEDDDNDTNNGSCSCGITSLLEVLYISNCPSLEFLTSSGELPTTLQCLDIYSCPKLESVAKSFHHNSFLTSINISSCENLQFLNGGELLPSKLRHLYIFNCEKMQGLQNGIHNLTSLRDLEIRNCPSILSFSKEGFPTNLATLSIAYLKITEALFDWGLDNLTYLNHLEIGGCQHLECLSSEGLRKLTSLKTLWIFECEKLTCFSEDGLPPSLLELDISNCQKLMSLPKYGLPPSLQKLAISGCPLLEEHCKKDQRGEWRRIADIPCVRINGVDIYDTKTEEYIYDTDPKVL; encoded by the exons ATGTTAAGTTATCACCATCTACCTTCACATTTGAAGAGGTGCTTTGCTTATTGTTCAATTCTACCAAAGGACTATGAATTCAAGGAGAAGGAGGTGGTTCTATTATGGATGGCAGAAGGTTTGATTCAACCCCTACAAGATGAAGAGGAAATGGAAGATTTGGGTTTCGAATATTTTCGCAATCTGTTGTCAAGGTCATTTTTCCAACAGTCACGTATTAATGAATCTCAATTTGTGATGCATGACCTCATCAATGATTTGGCTCAGTCAGTTGCAAGTGATACGTGCTTTAGAATGGAAGATAGGGTTGGAGGTAATAAGCATGAGAATATTCCTATAAAGGCACGCCACTCATCTTATTTGGGAAGCAAATTTGATGTAACTAAAAAGTTTGAGGTTTTTCCTAAATTCACAAGTTTACGTACATTCTTACCTCTCATGCTACCAGATCCAGGTTATTGCTATTTGGCTCGTCATGTTCATTTTGAATTGGTTCCAACATTACATTGTTTAAGAGTGTTATCTTTCAACGGATATTGCATAACAGAGCTACCAGATTCTATTGGTGATTTGAAGCATCTGCGTTACCTTAACCTTTCAGAAACTCGAATAAGACTCCTGCCAGAATCAATAACTAGTCTTTACAACTTACAAACATTGTTGTTGGAGAACTGTATTCGTCTAAAGAAATTACCTTTAATGTTTCGAAACTTGGTCAACCTGCGCCACCTCAACATTGAAGGTGCAGATAGTTTGGAAAGAATGCCTATGCAAATAGGTAAACTAACTTGTCTTCAAACACTGTCTAATCTAGTTTTGGGAAAAGACAGTTGCTCTGGAATAAAGGAGCTTGGACCTTTGAAGCATCTTCGAGGGACACTCCGCATTTCAAGATTAGAGAATGTGATTGATCCGAAGAATGCAAAGGATGCTGAATTGATTAAAAAGACGAAAATTAGTGAGTTGTGGTTGAAATGTAGTGAATACATTGATGAGTCGAAAGACAGGACAAGTGAACTAGAGGTACTAAATGGGCTATGGCCTCACGACGCTTTGACGGAGCTGGTTATAATTAACTATGGTGGTACAAAATTTCCTAATTGGTTAACATCTCCTTCATTTCCTCATATGGTGTCCTTGAGATTAGAAAATTGTTACAAGTGCACATCATTACCTCCATTAGGGCAATATTTGCCATCACTCAAAAATCTTTGGATCAAGGGCATGGCTAACGTGAAGAGTGTTGGTTCTGAATTTTGTGGCGGTAGTTTAGAGACTTTGCATTTCTATGACATGGAGGAGTGGGAGAATTGGAGTCCTTGTGAAGTACTCCCAAATCTGCGTAAGCTTTCCCTTTGTCTCTGTCCGAAACTATTAGGGAAGTTACCAAACCACCTTCCTTTACTAAACaaagttgagataatttattgTGCACAATTGGTGATCTCAATTTCATGCTTTCCAGATAAATGCAAATTTAATATTGGGGAATGCGAAGGGGTGATGTGTGAAAGTAAGGTTACATTTAAATCAATAACATTCTACACTTCACTTTCAGCAATTTCAGATCATGGGGTTGATATGGAAGGACTGGCAGAGTTAGAAAATTTAAGTATTGAAAGCTGTGAGGAGCTGACGACTTTGTGGTCCGACAAGGTGGGATCATTGCCACATCTCCCATTTTTGCATTATCTCGACATTTCTAATTGTCCCAAACTAGTCTCTTTGGTGGCAGAAGAAGTTGATCAAGAGAGTCTCCAACTCGGAATCACATCTTTTACTATTCGTGATTGCATAGCCTTGAAATCATTACCCAAGGCGTTGATGTACAACAACACATGTCTTCAATCTATTGAAATAAAGAAATGTGAATCGCTAACGCATTTTGCCAAAAGCCATCTGCCTCCAGCTTTAAAGAAGCTATATATAAGCAATTGCAAGAGTATGAGGAATTTGGTagaggatgatgataatgatacaAACAACGGTAGTTGCAGCTGTGGCATCACATCTCTTCTTGAGGTCTTGTACATTAGCAATTGTCCATCCCTTGAATTCTTAACATCAAGCGGAGAATTACCCACCACACTTCAATGCCTCGATATTTACAGTTGTCCGAAGCTGGAGTCAGTAGCTAAGAGTTTTCATCATAACTCATTTCTGACAAGTATCAACATCTCCAGTTGTGAAAATCTTCAATTCTTGAATGGTGGAGAGTTGCTCCCTTCCAAGCTGAGACacctttatatatttaattgtgaAAAAATGCAGGGACTGCAGAATGGCATACACAACCTCACCTCTCTTCGAGATTTGGAAATACGGAATTGTCCGagcattttatcattttccaaagaAGGTTTTCCCACAAACCTAGCAACGCTTTCGATCGCTTATCTTAAAATCACTGAAGCCTTGTTCGATTGGGGGCTTGACAACCTCACTTACctaaatcatcttgaaattggTGGATGTCAGCATCTG GAATGCCTGTCTTCTGAGGGCTTAAGAAAACTCACCTCTCTTAAAACATTGTGGATCTTTGAATGCGAGAAGCTCACGTGTTTTTCAGAGGATGGCCTGCCTCCCTCACTCCTAGAGCTTGATATCTCTAATTGCCAAAAGTTGATGTCTTTACCAAAGTATGGCCTACCTCCCTCACTACAGAAACTTGCAATCAGTGGATGTCCTCTGCTGGAAGAACACTGCAAGAAAGATCAGAGAGGAGAGTGGCGCAGGATAGCTGACATCCCTTGTGTTCGAATTAATGGCGTAGACATTTATGACACAAAAACGGAGGAATACATTTACGACACA GATCCAAAGGTCCTTTGA